Proteins encoded together in one Coffea arabica cultivar ET-39 chromosome 2c, Coffea Arabica ET-39 HiFi, whole genome shotgun sequence window:
- the LOC113726602 gene encoding root phototropism protein 3 isoform X2 — protein MTEDLEEGNLIFKTEAFLSYVVLSSWRDSILVLKNSEKLSPWAENLQIVRRCSESIAWKACANPKGIRWQYTGRPPKVSSPSWNEMKDSSPSRNQQVPPDWWFEDVSILRIDHFVRVITAIKVKGMRHELIGAAIMHYAAKWLPGLITEGSAAADEGSNYSHANDINRSWKGGLHMIVAGTKEDIPTVQAKDQRMIIESLISLIPPQKDSVSCSFLLRLLRMANLLKVAAALVTELEKRVGMQFEQATLADLLIPSYNKSETLYDVDLVQRLLEHFLVQEQTESSSPSRQSFAEAPQRGTNPNAKMRVARLVDSYLTEVSRDRNLSLTKFQVLAEALPDSARTCDDGLYRAVDSYLKAHPTLSEHERKRLCRVMDCQKLSIDACMHAAQNERLPLRVVVQVLFSEQVKISNAIASSSLKEAGESHYHPMVSTRKTLLEGTPQSFQEGWATAKKDINTLKFELETVKAKYLELQNDFETLQRQFDKMAKPKQTFAWTSGWKKLGKLTKMSNLENHDDGPQISNPEQPKKAPRRWRNSVS, from the exons ATGACAGAGGACTTAGAAGAAGGCAATCTAATATTCAAGACAGAAGCTTTTCTCAGCTACGTGGTTTTGTCATCATGGAGAGATTCTATACTAGTACTTAAAAATAGTGAGAAGCTGTCGCCATGGGCAGAGAACCTTCAAATTGTCAGAAGATGCAGCGAGTCCATTGCCTGGAAAGCTTGTGCTAATCCAAAAGGAATAAGATGGCAATATACAGGGAGGCCCCCAAAAGTATCTAGCCCTAGTTGGAATGAAATGAAGGATTCCAGTCCAAGCAGAAACCAACAAGTGCCACCTGATTGGTGGTTTGAAGATGTTTCGATTCTCAGGATTGATCACTTTGTACGTGTTATTACTGCTATTAAGGTAAAGGGGATGAGACATGAACTAATTGGAGCTGCAATAATGCATTACGCAGCTAAATGGCTTCCAGGACTAATAACGGAGGGATCAGCAGCAGCTGATGAGGGAAGCAATTACAGCCACGCTAATGACATAAACAGAAGTTGGAAAGGGGGGCTCCATATGATTGTAGCAGGGACAAAAGAAGATATACCAACTGTTCAGGCTAAGGATCAAAGAATGATTATTGAGAGCCTTATTAGCTTAATACCTCCCCAGAAGGACAGTGTTTCCTGTAGCTTCCTTCTTCGACTGTTGAGAATGGCAAACTTGTTGAAAGTAGCTGCTGCTCTGGTTACTGAATTGGAAAAGAGGGTAGGCATGCAGTTTGAACAGGCTACATTGGCAGATCTTCTCATTCCTTCATACAACAAGAGTGAAACATTATACGATGTTGATCTAGTTCAAAGACTACTGGAGCATTTCCTTGTCCAAGAGCAGACAGAAAGTTCAAGTCCTAGCAGACAATCATTTGCTGAAGCACCCCAAAGGGGTACAAATCCAAATGCTAAGATGAGAGTGGCAAGGCTGGTTGACAGTTATCTAACAGAGGTGTCCAGAGATAGAAATCTCTCCCTAACGAAATTTCAGGTCTTGGCAGAAGCTCTACCTGATTCAGCAAGAACCTGTGATGATGGACTATATAGAGCTGTTGATTCCTACCTGAAG GCCCATCCAACACTATCAGAGCATGAAAGGAAGAGGCTTTGCCGTGTAATGGATTGCCAGAAGCTCTCAATtgatgcatgcatgcatgctgCTCAGAATGAACGGCTTCCTCTAAGAGTAGTAGTGCAAGTTCTCTTCTCTGAACAGGTGAAGATAAGCAATGCAATAGCTAGTAGCTCCCTCAAGGAAGCTGGAGAATCCCACTACCACCCAATGGTGTCAACCCGTAAGACATTGCTTGAAGGGACGCCACAGTCATTTCAAGAAGGATGGGCAACTGCCAAGAAGGACATCAACACTCTCAAGTTTGAGCTTGAAACAGTCAAGGCTAAGTACTTGGAACTCCAAAACGACTTTGAAACCTTACAGAGACAGTTCGATAAGATGGCTAAGCCAAAGCAAACTTTCGCATGGACCTCAGGATGGAAAAAGCTAGGCAAGCTCACCAAGATGTCAAATTTGGAAAACCATGATGATGGACCCCAGATTTCGAATCCAGAACAACCTAAAAAGGCACCTAGAAGGTGGAGAAATTCCGTTTCTTGA
- the LOC113726602 gene encoding root phototropism protein 3 isoform X1 encodes MWDAESETGGGRDYSNGVLSISKHGLKTDGFEQRGQSWYVATDIPSDFLVQIGDVNFHLHKYPLLSRSGKLNRIIYESREDLNKIVLDDLPGGPEAFELAAKFCYGIAVDLTANNISGLRCAAEYLEMTEDLEEGNLIFKTEAFLSYVVLSSWRDSILVLKNSEKLSPWAENLQIVRRCSESIAWKACANPKGIRWQYTGRPPKVSSPSWNEMKDSSPSRNQQVPPDWWFEDVSILRIDHFVRVITAIKVKGMRHELIGAAIMHYAAKWLPGLITEGSAAADEGSNYSHANDINRSWKGGLHMIVAGTKEDIPTVQAKDQRMIIESLISLIPPQKDSVSCSFLLRLLRMANLLKVAAALVTELEKRVGMQFEQATLADLLIPSYNKSETLYDVDLVQRLLEHFLVQEQTESSSPSRQSFAEAPQRGTNPNAKMRVARLVDSYLTEVSRDRNLSLTKFQVLAEALPDSARTCDDGLYRAVDSYLKAHPTLSEHERKRLCRVMDCQKLSIDACMHAAQNERLPLRVVVQVLFSEQVKISNAIASSSLKEAGESHYHPMVSTRKTLLEGTPQSFQEGWATAKKDINTLKFELETVKAKYLELQNDFETLQRQFDKMAKPKQTFAWTSGWKKLGKLTKMSNLENHDDGPQISNPEQPKKAPRRWRNSVS; translated from the exons ATGTGGGACGCGGAAAGCGAGACCGGAGGAGGGCGAGATTACAGCAATGGAGTTCTCAGCATAAGCAAGCATGGACTTAAAACCGATGGTTTTGAGCAAAGAGGCCAGTCTTG GTATGTTGCAACTGATATCCCAAGTGACTTTTTAGTTCAAATTGGAGATGTTAATTTCCATTTACATAAG TATCCTCTGCTTTCTAGAAGTGGCAAGTTGAACAGAATCATATATGAATCACGGGAAGACCTGAACAAGATAGTTTTAGATGACCTCCCAGGTGGACCTGAGGCTTTTGAGCTTGCAGCAAAATTTTGCTATGGGATTGCTGTTGATCTGACAGCAAACAATATCTCTGGCCTTAGATGTGCAGCAGAGTACCTGGAAATGACAGAGGACTTAGAAGAAGGCAATCTAATATTCAAGACAGAAGCTTTTCTCAGCTACGTGGTTTTGTCATCATGGAGAGATTCTATACTAGTACTTAAAAATAGTGAGAAGCTGTCGCCATGGGCAGAGAACCTTCAAATTGTCAGAAGATGCAGCGAGTCCATTGCCTGGAAAGCTTGTGCTAATCCAAAAGGAATAAGATGGCAATATACAGGGAGGCCCCCAAAAGTATCTAGCCCTAGTTGGAATGAAATGAAGGATTCCAGTCCAAGCAGAAACCAACAAGTGCCACCTGATTGGTGGTTTGAAGATGTTTCGATTCTCAGGATTGATCACTTTGTACGTGTTATTACTGCTATTAAGGTAAAGGGGATGAGACATGAACTAATTGGAGCTGCAATAATGCATTACGCAGCTAAATGGCTTCCAGGACTAATAACGGAGGGATCAGCAGCAGCTGATGAGGGAAGCAATTACAGCCACGCTAATGACATAAACAGAAGTTGGAAAGGGGGGCTCCATATGATTGTAGCAGGGACAAAAGAAGATATACCAACTGTTCAGGCTAAGGATCAAAGAATGATTATTGAGAGCCTTATTAGCTTAATACCTCCCCAGAAGGACAGTGTTTCCTGTAGCTTCCTTCTTCGACTGTTGAGAATGGCAAACTTGTTGAAAGTAGCTGCTGCTCTGGTTACTGAATTGGAAAAGAGGGTAGGCATGCAGTTTGAACAGGCTACATTGGCAGATCTTCTCATTCCTTCATACAACAAGAGTGAAACATTATACGATGTTGATCTAGTTCAAAGACTACTGGAGCATTTCCTTGTCCAAGAGCAGACAGAAAGTTCAAGTCCTAGCAGACAATCATTTGCTGAAGCACCCCAAAGGGGTACAAATCCAAATGCTAAGATGAGAGTGGCAAGGCTGGTTGACAGTTATCTAACAGAGGTGTCCAGAGATAGAAATCTCTCCCTAACGAAATTTCAGGTCTTGGCAGAAGCTCTACCTGATTCAGCAAGAACCTGTGATGATGGACTATATAGAGCTGTTGATTCCTACCTGAAG GCCCATCCAACACTATCAGAGCATGAAAGGAAGAGGCTTTGCCGTGTAATGGATTGCCAGAAGCTCTCAATtgatgcatgcatgcatgctgCTCAGAATGAACGGCTTCCTCTAAGAGTAGTAGTGCAAGTTCTCTTCTCTGAACAGGTGAAGATAAGCAATGCAATAGCTAGTAGCTCCCTCAAGGAAGCTGGAGAATCCCACTACCACCCAATGGTGTCAACCCGTAAGACATTGCTTGAAGGGACGCCACAGTCATTTCAAGAAGGATGGGCAACTGCCAAGAAGGACATCAACACTCTCAAGTTTGAGCTTGAAACAGTCAAGGCTAAGTACTTGGAACTCCAAAACGACTTTGAAACCTTACAGAGACAGTTCGATAAGATGGCTAAGCCAAAGCAAACTTTCGCATGGACCTCAGGATGGAAAAAGCTAGGCAAGCTCACCAAGATGTCAAATTTGGAAAACCATGATGATGGACCCCAGATTTCGAATCCAGAACAACCTAAAAAGGCACCTAGAAGGTGGAGAAATTCCGTTTCTTGA
- the LOC140035546 gene encoding uncharacterized protein has translation MYDASTDPEDHLSIFLTHMRLQTAADEVRCKTFPMFLKGKARLWFQGLAPGSIRNFPELARQFAAQFVSSKTYAKNATHLMSIRQRPDESLRNFMTRFNAESLQVRDKNEKVVMAAFMNGIRVEELFYDLAEQPPKNLEQLLTRAHAAVNVEEAARLKKESDRGLGERRGRKNPP, from the coding sequence ATGTACGATGCCTCTACAGACCCGGAAGACCACCTCTCGATTTTCCTGACGCACATGCGTCTGCAAACTGCCGCGGACGAAGTTCGCTGCAAAACTTTCCCTATGTTCCTGAAGGGGAAAGCACGGCTCTGGTTCCAAGGATTGGCGCCGGGGTCTATACGGAATTTTCCCGAGCTGGCTCGACAGTTCGCAGCCCAGTTCGTCTCCTCGAAGACCTACGCGAAAAACGCGACCCACCTGATGTCCATCAGGCAAAGGCCCGACGAGTCGCTGAGGAATTTCATGACCCGTTTCAACGCGGAGAGCTTGCAGGTCAGGGACAAAAACGAAAAAGTGGTAATGGCCGCCTTCATGAACGGGATCAGGGTAGAGGAGCTCTTCTATGATTTGGCCGAGCAGCCTCCCAAAAATTTGGAGCAGCTCCTGACAAGGGCGCACGCGGCTGTCAACGTAGAGGAGGCAGCCCGTCTGAAGAAAGAGTCAGATCGGGGGCTCGGAGAGCGGAGAGGACGGAAAAACCCCCCATGA
- the LOC113726603 gene encoding transcription factor bHLH143-like — MFTAYDFQHSQHHYLWDSPRSNDSTAVPDTGTSAFGLLHFKTDQLDGVRGPFQWLPPQKESSSPTAAPHFEESQRAFGHGHGVEPTFKDVSASAHKKFLIFDQSGDQVRLISRSFRSPYQDQIIMPMTPVDFHDLQGEAGQSQIMKPPPHTEHHPHTEHHVKSEGGDMREDTEEINALLYSDSFPGNDDDVDGEDDDLTSTGHSPFTIIGGIEMHEKVWELTEEVGSTDGSTKRHKLLDGGYKKSSLVDTADPLKLAKFCNDDNHVETNCAKGGDLNEEMDSNINTTQKRAKICKTLRILESIVPGAENKDPILIIDDAINYLISLREKAEALGLGHPEVQCSRQQ, encoded by the coding sequence ATGTTTACAGCCTACGATTTTCAGCATTCTCAGCACCATTATCTGTGGGATTCTCCTCGCTCAAATGACAGTACTGCTGTTCCAGATACAGGGACTTCAGCTTTTGGGCTTCTTCATTTTAAAACGGACCAACTTGATGGAGTTCGGGGACCTTTCCAATGGTTGCCTCCTCAAAAGGAGAGCTCGTCTCCCACAGCAGCTCCACATTTTGAAGAATCTCAACGTGCTTTTGGTCATGGACATGGTGTCGAACCTACATTCAAGGATGTATCTGCATCCGCTCATAAGAAGTTTCTCATTTTTGATCAATCTGGGGATCAAGTTAGATTGATCTCGAGATCTTTTCGTTCACCTTACCAAGATCAGATTATCATGCCCATGACACCAGTTGATTTTCACGATTTGCAAGGTGAAGCAGGACAATCACAGATAATGAAGCCTCCTCCGCATACTGAGCACCATCCGCATACTGAGCACCATGTAAAGAGTGAAGGAGGTGACATGCGTGAGGACACAGAAGAAATCAATGCGTTGCTCTACTCTGATAGCTTCCCTGGGAATGATGATGATGttgatggtgaagatgatgaccTGACTAGCACCGGGCATTCACCTTTTACAATCATAGGTGGCATCGAGATGCATGAGAAGGTTTGGGAACTTACTGAGGAAGTTGGTAGCACTGATGGTTCAACTAAAAGGCATAAATTGCTTGATGGTGGTTACAAGAAATCATCGTTAGTGGACACTGCAGATCCATTGAAATTGGCTAAATTTTGCAATGATGATAACCATGTGGAGACAAATTGTGCCAAAGGTGGGGACCTCAATGAGGAGATGGACTCCAATATCAACACAACGCAAAAGCGGGCCAAAATTTGCAAGACGTTGAGAATTCTTGAAAGTATAGTTCCTGGAGCAGAGAATAAAGATCCAATCTTGATCATTGATGATGCAATAAATTACTTGATATCATTGAGGGAGAAAGCTGAAGCTTTGGGGCTTGGCCACCCTGAAGTGCAGTGCTCCCGTCAACAGTAG
- the LOC113726587 gene encoding peptidyl-prolyl cis-trans isomerase FKBP12, whose protein sequence is MGVEKQVVRPGGGPKPVPGQTVSVHCTGFGKNRDLSKKFWSTKDPGQEPFAFQIGQGKVIRGWDEGVLGMQVGEVARLTCSPDYAYGPSGFPAWGIEPNSVLVFEIEVLGVQ, encoded by the exons ATGGGAGTGGAGAAGCAAGTCGTAAGGCCCGGAGGGGGACCCAAACCCGTTCCCGGTCAGACCGTCTCCGTCCACTGTACCGGTTTCG GAAAGAACCGTGATTTGTCTAAAAAATTCTGGAG CACCAAGGATCCAGGGCAGGAGCCGTTTGCTTTCCAGATTGGCCAGGGGAAAGTTATCAGAG GATGGGATGAAGGTGTACTTGGAATGCAAGTGGGAGAAGTTGCGCGCTTAACG TGTTCCCCCGACTATGCTTATGGTCCTAGTGGTTTCCCAGCATGGGGCATTGAGCCTAACTCTGTTCTGGTTTTCGAGATTGAAGTATTGGGTGTTCAGTAA